The following proteins come from a genomic window of Bactrocera dorsalis isolate Fly_Bdor chromosome 6, ASM2337382v1, whole genome shotgun sequence:
- the LOC125779394 gene encoding uncharacterized protein LOC125779394: MEYLELGQMKKVEYDPSSKATQYYLPHHAVIKPDRITTKLRVVFNASCPTSNHKSLNDVSHIGPTLQKDLVILITNWRLFQFVFNADIQKMYRQILVDPNHTRFQRILFRNSPEDTIEYFELQTVTFGINCAPYLAIRTLTKLADDVEETHPLAAKILRQEMYVDDVLAGTHDLTTAKSARDELISALKTPGYALRKWTSNDPHILKGLPQDHLLETETLNLSEPENTKTLGIRWNSKKDSFFFLVNPMEKKPAYTKREVLSAIAKLFDPAGWLSPIIITAKIIMQQIWLDKTDWDESLKPLTLHRWNSFVKDYDNINKI; the protein is encoded by the coding sequence ATGGAATATTTGGAACTCGGACAAATGAAGAAAGTAGAGTATGACCCTTCTAGTAAAGCGACCCAATATTACTTACCACACCACGCGGTCATTAAACCCGACCGTATAACCACGAAATTGCGTGTGGTATTTAACGCATCTTGCCCCACGTCAAATCACAAAAGCTTGAATGACGTCTCACATATCGGGCCTACTTTACAGAAAGACCTTGTCATTCTGATCACAAATTGGCGACTCTTCCAATTCGTTTTTAATGCGGATATTCAGAAAATGTACCGGCAAATACTCGTAGACCCTAATCATACTCGGTTCCAAAGGATACTATTTAGGAATTCCCCAGAAGACACAATAGAATACTTCGAATTGCAAACAGTCACGTTCGGCATAAACTGTGCGCCGTATTTAGCGATCCGTACCCTCACGAAGCTAGCCGATGATGTTGAAGAAACCCACCCATTAGCAGCCAAAATACTTCGCCAGGAAatgtatgtagacgatgttTTAGCTGGAACACATGACCTGACCACGGCAAAGTCAGCACGAGATGAACTCATTTCCGCTCTGAAGACCCCAGGATACGCTCTGCGAAAATGGACCTCCAATGACCCACACATTCTGAAAGGACTTCCACAGGATCATCTTTTAGAGACAGAAACACTCAACCTTTCAGAACCCGAGAACACCAAAACCCtgggcattcgatggaactccaAAAAGGATTCATTTTTCTTCCTCGTCAACCCAATGGAGAAAAAACCCGCATACACCAAACGAGAAGTTTTATCAgccatagcaaaattgtttgaccCAGCCGGTTGGCTTAGTCCAATAATAATCacggcaaaaataattatgcaacaaatatggCTGGATAAAACTGACTGGGATGAAAGCCTGAAACCCCTCACCCTTCATCGATGGAACAGCTTCGTAAAGGATTACGACAAcatcaacaaaatttaa